A window of Myxococcota bacterium contains these coding sequences:
- a CDS encoding MMPL family transporter, protein MEEQLPESAFSMRFGRLIMKYRFATLMTLVSLGLFFAFPLVNAAYYNFTAQRSETGEGKLLFGIPARFRMDANVRKTFPEHPFIHAQDKFTGKFGSASAIAIVVVRKNGEIYDYDFLQKVSRITDKLDQAPNVNHYQVRSLTHVNTRVMTIQSDGAIEATPLIEETPEDPKELAKLKDKVLENPGPIYGQLVSRDHRACFITAGFITQNLDNREAYTELFNYLRNLKAEEEADGTAEIYISGAPMATGYVIDSQFQIVYYLLVTIVALFFLLLAYFRRLHGVAIPMVAGLATSIWGMGFCAWVGITLDPLVLVIPLLITARSISHTIQMAERFFEDYEAECKAAEKRLGRSLTAEELHDAKVETATTAMAKLMLPGMLGILADAAGLAVCFLTTIQTMRDLSIFGSFWVVAIIFNVIMLHPIMISYLPPPHDFHHFTPAWMQRFLAATGRLATGPVSKYVLAGGTAFGLVLATWYVLFHTTIGESRPGSPVFWPDHPYNVATGKIGETFGGVDQMTIFVDGDGKSASSDGLVLQRMEAMQRFMRSHMTVGQTISLVDVIKQYWLVNHYNDPKWGFVPDSAQTIGGIIFQLQQNSTPGFLRPYLTDDAEDANVTFLFPDHKGATIKRAVHYAEEFIEKNPMGRINVRLDPDRGEPLDALYYLIGPVLFPRHSAMKVKVADINEDQKITGYQEKRPVPVGRWSEPVHADDVLTKLQGALQAQSRAKLPPLAATDRFKEDLSIDGERLEKVAIKLSAENDYRIETVDHSAEDVIHGFATVGELVRYIVDRSKFYVVEEWKNDEGNITAQTLRYCRTYCTYELWTQNTKFKDTSFNPQRTNTYTRGAEFVLAGGIMGVYAAVNEEVERGHVANILLIFLICYLFVAVSYRSNIAGLVIVFSLATATIGSLAWMAWRETGLTIQTLPVQSVGVGVGVDYAFYTTDRIRQEYSWLGDLDEAIRRAIRTTGMAVSFTATTVIGGIVAWAFSGLRFQAEMAQLLSILMFVNMLGAIYLVPACFSIFRPKFFAASLSEATQQHHLGNSAPEPVVARAG, encoded by the coding sequence ATGGAGGAGCAACTGCCCGAGAGCGCATTCTCGATGCGCTTCGGGCGGCTCATCATGAAGTACCGATTCGCGACGCTGATGACTCTGGTCAGCCTCGGTCTGTTCTTCGCGTTCCCGCTGGTGAACGCCGCTTACTACAACTTCACCGCCCAGCGCAGCGAGACCGGTGAAGGCAAGCTCCTGTTCGGCATCCCCGCGCGCTTCCGCATGGACGCGAACGTGCGCAAGACCTTCCCCGAGCACCCGTTCATCCACGCCCAGGACAAGTTCACGGGCAAGTTCGGCTCGGCCTCGGCGATCGCGATCGTGGTCGTGCGCAAGAACGGCGAGATCTACGACTACGACTTCCTGCAGAAAGTCTCGCGCATCACGGACAAGCTCGATCAGGCGCCCAACGTCAATCACTACCAGGTCCGGAGCCTCACGCACGTCAACACGCGCGTGATGACGATCCAGTCGGACGGCGCCATCGAGGCGACGCCGCTGATCGAAGAGACTCCCGAAGACCCCAAGGAGCTGGCGAAGCTCAAGGACAAGGTGCTCGAGAATCCCGGCCCGATCTACGGCCAGCTCGTGTCTCGCGACCACCGCGCCTGCTTCATCACCGCCGGCTTCATCACGCAGAACCTCGACAACCGCGAGGCCTACACCGAGCTCTTCAACTACCTGCGCAACCTGAAGGCCGAGGAAGAGGCCGACGGGACGGCCGAGATCTACATCTCGGGCGCGCCGATGGCGACCGGCTACGTGATCGACTCACAGTTCCAGATCGTCTACTACCTGCTCGTCACGATCGTCGCGCTGTTCTTCCTGCTGCTCGCGTACTTCAGGCGGCTGCACGGCGTGGCGATTCCGATGGTCGCAGGGCTGGCGACCTCGATCTGGGGCATGGGCTTCTGCGCCTGGGTCGGGATCACGCTCGATCCGTTGGTGCTCGTGATCCCGCTCTTGATCACGGCGCGCTCGATCAGTCACACGATCCAGATGGCCGAGCGCTTCTTCGAGGACTACGAGGCGGAGTGCAAGGCCGCCGAGAAGAGACTCGGCCGCTCACTCACCGCCGAGGAGCTGCACGACGCCAAGGTCGAGACGGCGACCACCGCCATGGCCAAGCTCATGCTGCCCGGCATGCTCGGCATCCTCGCCGACGCCGCGGGTCTGGCCGTGTGCTTCCTCACCACCATCCAGACCATGCGCGACCTGTCGATCTTCGGCTCGTTCTGGGTGGTCGCGATCATCTTCAACGTGATCATGCTCCACCCGATCATGATCTCGTATCTCCCGCCGCCGCACGACTTCCACCACTTCACGCCGGCGTGGATGCAGCGTTTCCTGGCGGCGACCGGCCGGCTGGCGACGGGCCCGGTCAGCAAGTACGTGCTGGCAGGCGGCACCGCGTTCGGCCTGGTGCTGGCCACCTGGTACGTGCTGTTCCACACCACGATCGGCGAGAGCCGGCCCGGCTCTCCCGTGTTCTGGCCCGATCACCCGTACAACGTGGCGACCGGGAAGATCGGCGAGACGTTCGGCGGCGTGGACCAGATGACGATCTTCGTCGACGGCGACGGCAAGAGCGCGAGCTCCGACGGGCTGGTGCTGCAGCGCATGGAAGCCATGCAGCGCTTCATGCGCAGTCACATGACGGTGGGACAGACCATCTCGCTCGTCGACGTGATCAAGCAGTACTGGCTGGTGAATCACTACAACGATCCGAAGTGGGGCTTCGTGCCCGACTCCGCGCAGACGATCGGCGGGATCATCTTCCAGCTGCAGCAGAACAGCACGCCCGGCTTCCTGCGCCCGTATCTCACCGACGACGCCGAGGACGCGAACGTCACGTTCCTGTTCCCCGACCACAAGGGCGCGACCATCAAGCGCGCGGTCCACTACGCGGAAGAGTTCATCGAGAAGAACCCGATGGGCCGCATCAACGTGCGGCTCGACCCCGACCGCGGCGAGCCGCTCGACGCCCTTTACTACCTGATCGGCCCGGTGCTGTTTCCGCGTCACTCCGCCATGAAGGTGAAGGTCGCGGACATCAACGAGGACCAGAAGATCACGGGCTACCAGGAGAAACGGCCGGTGCCCGTGGGCCGCTGGTCCGAGCCCGTGCACGCCGACGACGTGCTGACCAAGCTCCAGGGCGCGCTCCAGGCGCAGTCACGCGCCAAGCTGCCGCCGCTCGCCGCCACGGACCGCTTCAAGGAGGACCTCTCGATCGACGGCGAGCGCCTCGAGAAGGTCGCGATCAAGCTCTCCGCCGAGAACGACTACCGCATCGAGACGGTCGATCACTCGGCCGAGGACGTGATCCATGGTTTCGCCACCGTGGGTGAGCTGGTCCGCTACATCGTCGACCGCAGCAAGTTCTACGTGGTCGAGGAGTGGAAGAACGACGAGGGCAACATCACTGCGCAGACACTGCGCTACTGCCGCACTTACTGCACGTACGAGCTCTGGACCCAGAACACCAAGTTCAAGGACACCTCGTTCAACCCGCAGCGCACCAACACCTACACGCGCGGCGCCGAGTTCGTGCTGGCGGGCGGCATCATGGGCGTGTATGCGGCCGTGAACGAAGAGGTCGAGCGCGGCCACGTCGCGAACATCCTCTTGATCTTCCTGATCTGCTACCTGTTCGTCGCGGTCAGCTACCGCTCGAACATCGCGGGGCTGGTGATCGTGTTCAGTCTCGCGACCGCCACCATCGGGTCACTCGCCTGGATGGCCTGGCGCGAGACCGGCCTCACGATCCAGACGCTCCCCGTGCAATCGGTGGGCGTGGGCGTGGGCGTCGACTACGCGTTCTACACCACCGACCGGATCCGCCAGGAATACTCCTGGCTGGGCGACCTCGACGAGGCCATCCGCCGCGCGATCCGCACCACCGGCATGGCCGTGTCGTTCACCGCGACCACGGTGATCGGCGGCATCGTCGCCTGGGCGTTCAGCGGGCTGCGCTTCCAGGCCGAGATGGCGCAGCTCCTCTCGATCCTCATGTTCGTGAACATGCTCGGGGCGATCTATCTGGTCCCGGCCTGCTTCTCGATCTTCCGTCCGAAGTTCTTCGCTGCGTCACTTAGCGAGGCGACGCAGCAACATCATTTGGGTAACTCCGCGCCAGAGCCGGTCGTGGCCAGGGCGGGCTGA
- the purN gene encoding phosphoribosylglycinamide formyltransferase, giving the protein MTLRIAVLLSGQGTTFERLVAERDAGRLDVEFTGVISSKPDAPGLERARRHGIPAHAVSRKEYRDEHAFNEALHAVLAQRPPELLVLAGFLSKIELRGYNARAMNTHPALIPAFCGKGFYGERVHRAVLEYGAKVTGATIHYCDEQYDSGPVILQRAIDVREDDTPATLAERVAAVERELYPRAIQLHAEGRLVIEGRRVHIRP; this is encoded by the coding sequence GTGACTTTGCGCATCGCGGTGTTGCTGTCGGGCCAGGGCACGACCTTCGAGCGCCTGGTCGCCGAGCGCGACGCCGGCCGGCTCGACGTCGAGTTCACCGGCGTGATCTCGTCGAAGCCCGACGCGCCCGGGCTGGAGCGCGCGCGCCGCCACGGCATCCCCGCGCACGCGGTGTCTCGCAAGGAGTACCGCGACGAGCACGCCTTCAACGAGGCCCTGCACGCCGTGCTGGCGCAGCGCCCGCCCGAGCTTTTGGTGCTGGCCGGGTTCCTGTCGAAGATCGAGCTGCGCGGCTACAACGCGCGCGCGATGAACACGCACCCGGCGCTGATCCCCGCCTTCTGCGGCAAGGGCTTCTACGGCGAGCGCGTGCACCGGGCGGTGCTCGAGTACGGCGCCAAGGTGACCGGCGCGACCATCCACTACTGCGACGAGCAGTACGACAGCGGCCCGGTGATCCTGCAGCGCGCCATCGACGTGCGCGAGGACGACACGCCCGCCACGCTCGCCGAGCGCGTCGCGGCGGTCGAGCGGGAGCTGTACCCGCGCGCGATCCAGCTGCACGCCGAAGGCCGCCTGGTCATCGAGGGCAGGCGCGTCCACATCCGCCCGTAG
- a CDS encoding S-(hydroxymethyl)glutathione dehydrogenase/class III alcohol dehydrogenase codes for MRVNGAVAWEAGRPLEIEQIELEGPRAGECLVKLAASGVCHTDAYTLSGKDPEGLFPVVLGHEGAGEVVEVGAGVRTLAAGDHVIPLYIPECRECRYCLSGKTNLCVRIRETQGKGLMPDRTSRLRARGKTLHHYMGTSTFAEYTVVPEIALAKVRSDAPLERICLLGCGVTTGIGAVLHTAKVEPGSSVAVFGLGGIGLSVIQGAVLAGAERIIGIDTNPRKFQLAKELGATEFLNPSETPDVVAAIVSSTDGGVDYSFECIGNVEVMGQALACTQRGWGQSVVIGVAAAGQEIHARPFLLVTGRSWRGTAFGGTKGRTQLPRFVDRYMSGRIKLDEMVTGELPLERINEAFDRMHEGTAIRTVIKYG; via the coding sequence GTGAGAGTTAATGGTGCGGTTGCATGGGAAGCGGGGCGGCCGCTCGAGATCGAGCAGATCGAGCTCGAAGGGCCGCGCGCGGGCGAGTGCCTGGTCAAGCTGGCCGCCAGCGGAGTGTGTCACACCGACGCCTACACACTTTCGGGCAAGGACCCCGAGGGCCTATTCCCCGTGGTGCTCGGCCATGAGGGCGCGGGCGAGGTGGTCGAGGTCGGCGCGGGCGTGCGCACGCTCGCCGCGGGCGACCACGTCATTCCGCTCTACATCCCCGAGTGTCGGGAGTGCAGGTACTGCCTGTCGGGCAAGACCAACCTGTGCGTGCGGATCCGCGAGACGCAGGGCAAGGGGCTCATGCCCGACCGGACCAGCCGGCTGCGCGCGCGCGGCAAGACGCTGCACCACTACATGGGCACGTCGACCTTCGCGGAGTACACGGTCGTACCCGAGATCGCGCTGGCGAAAGTGCGCAGCGATGCGCCGCTCGAGCGGATCTGCCTGCTCGGCTGCGGAGTCACCACGGGCATCGGCGCGGTGCTTCACACCGCGAAGGTCGAGCCCGGGTCGAGCGTCGCGGTGTTCGGGCTGGGCGGGATCGGGCTGTCGGTGATCCAGGGCGCGGTGCTCGCGGGCGCGGAGCGCATCATCGGCATCGACACCAACCCGCGGAAGTTCCAGCTCGCGAAAGAGCTCGGCGCCACGGAGTTCCTGAACCCGAGCGAGACACCCGACGTCGTGGCCGCGATCGTCTCGTCGACCGACGGCGGCGTCGACTACTCGTTCGAGTGCATCGGCAACGTCGAGGTCATGGGCCAGGCCCTGGCGTGCACGCAGCGCGGCTGGGGTCAGTCGGTCGTGATCGGCGTCGCAGCCGCCGGCCAGGAGATCCACGCGCGCCCGTTCCTCCTGGTGACCGGGCGCTCCTGGCGCGGCACCGCCTTCGGCGGCACCAAGGGCCGCACGCAGCTGCCGCGCTTCGTCGACCGCTACATGAGCGGAAGGATCAAGCTCGACGAGATGGTGACGGGCGAGCTGCCGCTCGAGCGGATCAACGAAGCCTTCGACCGGATGCACGAGGGCACGGCGATCCGCACGGTGATCAAGTACGGGTGA
- a CDS encoding ATP-binding protein, producing the protein MLVAQAGYGAEVFLNGRSIGFQGLAPNTVWGRREPVSASLPAWLLKTGRNELALHIQVRRDFAGYLTPIWVGEPEEIQRRLAVPLALLALPGFLALLSLGFAALHWVPYRSDRRSEWLWLAAAFLVLGVGGLRWRALDFLLWPLGVAAGASCVACAMHRVAGFARRRLELGLFASVAVLAALALGPPPWRYPVAAAAAAYGGVMICYLLLHYRGGAVATWLTRPGLLMAAVASGPLLSISDLPLYWNRSPWLGVPLFPISHAPLLFASALQLVLFLSTRLTEARSLNRELEESQERVVALERERATRSERVRLQRELHDGLGAQLVGALAIAERQPSASAAMPDALRGALGELRIAVDSLDAEERELVEVLGSLRARFESLVHGTGIEFSWRVADVASAQRIRPEHAIHLLRVLQEAIANAVKHARPRCIEVRSGDASQADGVAPFVEVQDDGAGFGEPERGRGLENMRRRAEAIGGRLEIASSAGGTRVRLWLAPRS; encoded by the coding sequence ATGCTCGTCGCGCAGGCGGGATACGGAGCCGAGGTCTTCCTGAACGGGCGCTCGATCGGCTTCCAGGGCCTGGCGCCCAACACGGTCTGGGGGCGACGCGAGCCCGTCTCCGCCTCGCTACCCGCCTGGCTGCTGAAGACCGGCCGCAACGAGCTCGCACTGCACATCCAGGTGCGGCGCGACTTCGCCGGCTACCTGACACCCATCTGGGTCGGCGAGCCGGAAGAGATTCAACGGCGACTCGCCGTCCCGCTGGCGCTCCTCGCGCTTCCCGGGTTCCTCGCGCTCCTCTCCCTTGGGTTCGCTGCGCTGCACTGGGTGCCCTACCGAAGCGATCGGCGGAGCGAGTGGCTCTGGCTGGCGGCGGCCTTCCTCGTGTTGGGGGTCGGCGGCCTGCGCTGGCGCGCGCTTGATTTCCTGCTCTGGCCGCTCGGAGTCGCGGCCGGCGCGAGCTGCGTCGCCTGTGCGATGCACCGCGTGGCCGGCTTCGCGCGCAGGCGGTTGGAGCTCGGCCTGTTCGCGTCGGTCGCCGTCCTCGCAGCACTCGCCCTCGGCCCTCCGCCGTGGCGCTACCCGGTCGCGGCGGCCGCGGCCGCGTACGGCGGAGTTATGATCTGCTACCTGCTCTTGCATTATCGCGGGGGCGCGGTCGCCACCTGGCTGACGCGCCCAGGCCTACTCATGGCGGCGGTCGCGTCGGGCCCGCTGCTGTCTATCAGTGACCTGCCGCTGTACTGGAACCGGTCGCCTTGGCTGGGCGTTCCCCTGTTTCCGATCTCTCATGCGCCCCTGTTGTTCGCGAGCGCGCTCCAGCTCGTGCTGTTCCTGAGCACACGCCTGACGGAGGCGCGCTCGCTCAATCGCGAGCTCGAGGAGAGCCAGGAGCGGGTGGTGGCTCTCGAGCGCGAACGGGCGACCCGCAGCGAGCGGGTGCGCCTCCAGCGAGAGCTCCACGACGGGCTCGGCGCGCAGCTCGTCGGCGCGCTGGCCATCGCCGAGCGCCAGCCGTCCGCGAGCGCCGCGATGCCCGACGCGCTGCGCGGCGCGCTCGGCGAGCTGCGGATTGCCGTGGACTCGCTCGACGCCGAGGAGCGTGAGCTGGTCGAGGTACTGGGCAGTCTGCGCGCGCGTTTCGAGTCGCTCGTGCACGGGACCGGGATCGAGTTCTCGTGGCGCGTTGCCGACGTTGCGAGCGCGCAGCGGATCCGACCGGAGCACGCGATCCATCTGCTGCGCGTACTGCAGGAGGCGATTGCGAATGCGGTGAAGCACGCTAGGCCCCGCTGCATCGAGGTGCGAAGCGGTGACGCGTCCCAGGCCGATGGGGTCGCGCCCTTCGTTGAGGTGCAGGACGACGGCGCCGGCTTCGGGGAGCCGGAGCGCGGCCGCGGGCTCGAAAACATGCGCCGGCGCGCCGAGGCGATCGGCGGCCGCCTCGAGATCGCCTCGAGCGCGGGTGGGACGCGCGTGCGGCTCTGGCTGGCGCCTAGGTCTTGA
- a CDS encoding diguanylate cyclase → MDKRVLVVDDDRLIREMTRDALVQEGFRVATAASGREALSRLGDEGPFDLVMTDLSMREMDGLELLERVKRASPHTEVIVLTGYASLESALQAMRLGAADYLRKPVSAPEITYGVKRTLLRRRLIDENESLRGCIQAFEAARPLASCLESGDVLPLALDIVLRVTGRSRAIARLCDLPSHTGEGLELRGFAADRANELRQQIEQTKLFDPTELERTVVTPLDDASPALAQLGLGEGQILALPLRVEGRVIGGIWLFSDGRTFARDDLERAELVVEQAELALINSERFLQAREKAFIDDVTSLYNARYLLSALDREVNRAARSQSKLSVLFLDLDRFKAVNDRFGHLIGSRVLRELGGLLQESVRAIDTVGRYGGDEFTILLVDTGLDGALSVADRIRQSVADRSFGGERGLDLRLTISVGVATFPMHGETRERLLDLADKAMYLAKALGRNLVCSADDLSSPRSGPIGAL, encoded by the coding sequence ATGGACAAGCGTGTGCTGGTGGTCGACGACGACCGGCTGATTCGCGAGATGACGCGCGACGCGCTCGTCCAGGAAGGCTTCCGCGTCGCCACCGCGGCGTCGGGCCGGGAAGCGCTGTCGCGCCTGGGCGACGAGGGCCCCTTCGACCTGGTCATGACCGACCTGTCGATGCGCGAGATGGACGGGCTCGAGCTGCTCGAACGCGTCAAGCGCGCCTCGCCGCACACCGAGGTCATCGTGCTCACGGGCTACGCGTCGCTGGAGAGCGCGCTGCAGGCCATGCGGCTCGGTGCCGCGGACTACCTGCGCAAGCCGGTGTCCGCGCCCGAGATCACCTACGGCGTGAAGCGCACGCTCCTGCGCCGCCGGCTGATCGACGAGAACGAGTCACTGCGCGGCTGCATCCAGGCCTTCGAGGCCGCGCGGCCGCTCGCGTCGTGTCTCGAGAGCGGCGACGTGCTGCCGCTCGCGCTCGACATCGTGCTGCGGGTCACCGGCCGCTCGCGCGCGATCGCCCGGCTGTGCGACCTGCCGTCGCATACCGGCGAAGGGCTCGAGCTGCGCGGCTTCGCCGCCGACCGCGCCAACGAGCTGCGCCAGCAGATCGAGCAGACCAAGCTCTTCGACCCGACCGAGCTCGAGCGCACCGTGGTGACTCCGCTCGACGATGCCTCGCCGGCGCTCGCACAGCTCGGCCTGGGCGAGGGCCAGATCCTGGCGCTGCCCCTGCGCGTCGAGGGGCGAGTCATCGGCGGGATCTGGCTGTTCTCGGACGGCCGCACGTTCGCGCGCGACGACCTGGAGCGCGCCGAGCTCGTGGTGGAGCAGGCGGAGCTGGCGCTGATCAACTCCGAGCGCTTCCTGCAGGCGCGCGAGAAGGCGTTCATCGACGACGTCACCTCGCTGTACAACGCGCGCTATCTGCTCTCGGCGCTCGACCGCGAGGTGAACCGCGCCGCGCGCTCGCAGAGCAAGCTGTCGGTGCTGTTTCTCGACCTCGACCGCTTCAAGGCGGTGAACGACCGCTTCGGTCACCTGATCGGCTCGCGCGTGCTGCGCGAGCTGGGCGGGCTCCTGCAGGAGTCCGTGCGCGCGATCGACACCGTGGGCCGCTACGGCGGCGACGAGTTCACGATCCTTCTGGTCGACACCGGCCTCGACGGCGCGCTCTCGGTAGCGGACCGGATCCGCCAGTCGGTCGCGGACCGGTCCTTCGGCGGCGAGCGCGGGCTCGATCTGCGGCTCACGATCTCGGTCGGCGTCGCGACCTTCCCCATGCACGGCGAGACACGCGAGCGACTGCTCGACCTGGCCGACAAGGCCATGTATCTCGCCAAGGCGCTGGGCCGGAACCTGGTGTGTTCGGCCGACGACCTGTCGTCGCCGCGCTCGGGGCCGATCGGCGCCCTTTGA
- the aspS gene encoding aspartate--tRNA ligase gives MQQRLDPLGDLRRTHFCGEVRASDVGREVVLCGWVRKRRDHGGVIFVDLRDRTGIAQVVFKPDSEPVAHERAQAIRSEFVLAVRGRLARRDDNVVNRDLPTGEVEIVAQEVRILNTATTPPFAIEDEVEIDEAVRLKYRIHDLRRPAMQRRLFVRHRLAQSMRATCTERGMIEIETPILARATPEGARDFLVPSRVHHGSFYALPQSPQIMKQMLMVAGFDGYFQIARCFRDEDQRADRQLEFTQLDLELSFVRMDDVLELLEEITVRAFRDVLGVELARPFPRVSYQDAMLRYGSDKPERRITLELCELSDVVAKTEFKVFAGALASGGVVRGLPVPDADSLSRSELDRLNDLARSFGAKGLAWARIQPDGSWQSPIAKFLSDAEREAIGKRAGLRPGHVILFGADREKVVCDVLGRIRLELGAKLGRFDGRPWDPHFVIGFPLFEETDDGKLTYMHMPFVAPLEGEIEKLDSDPKSVIATHYDLVLNGVELGSGSLRNHRSDLQLKILAIIGYSEAEARQRFGFMLDALDTGAPPHGGFAFGFDRFALMLAGGESLRDVLAFPKTQRAQDLFMESPTPVEPGQLKELGIKLRGD, from the coding sequence GTGCAGCAGCGACTCGACCCACTCGGCGACCTGCGCCGAACGCACTTCTGCGGTGAGGTGCGCGCGTCCGACGTCGGGCGCGAGGTCGTGCTGTGTGGCTGGGTGCGCAAGCGCCGCGACCACGGCGGGGTGATCTTCGTCGACCTGCGCGACCGGACCGGCATCGCGCAGGTGGTGTTCAAGCCCGACTCGGAGCCCGTCGCGCACGAACGCGCGCAGGCGATCCGCTCCGAGTTCGTGCTGGCGGTGCGCGGCCGGCTGGCGCGCCGCGACGACAACGTCGTGAATCGCGACCTGCCCACGGGCGAGGTCGAGATCGTCGCGCAAGAGGTGCGGATCCTGAACACCGCCACCACGCCCCCGTTCGCGATCGAAGACGAGGTCGAGATCGACGAAGCGGTGCGACTGAAGTACCGCATCCACGACCTGCGCCGGCCCGCGATGCAGCGCCGGCTGTTCGTGAGACACCGGCTCGCTCAGTCCATGCGCGCCACGTGTACCGAGCGCGGCATGATCGAGATCGAGACCCCGATCCTGGCGCGCGCCACGCCCGAAGGCGCGCGCGACTTCCTGGTGCCCAGCCGCGTGCACCACGGCAGCTTCTACGCGCTGCCGCAGTCACCGCAGATCATGAAGCAGATGCTCATGGTCGCGGGCTTCGACGGCTACTTCCAGATCGCGCGCTGCTTCCGCGACGAGGACCAGCGCGCCGACCGCCAGCTCGAGTTCACGCAGCTCGACCTCGAGCTTTCGTTCGTGCGCATGGACGACGTGCTCGAGCTGCTCGAAGAGATCACCGTCCGCGCGTTCCGCGACGTGCTCGGGGTCGAGCTCGCGCGGCCGTTCCCGCGCGTCAGCTATCAGGACGCCATGCTGCGCTACGGCTCGGACAAGCCGGAACGGCGCATCACGCTCGAGCTGTGTGAGCTGTCCGACGTGGTGGCGAAGACCGAGTTCAAGGTGTTCGCCGGCGCGCTGGCCTCGGGCGGCGTGGTGCGCGGACTGCCCGTACCCGACGCCGACTCACTCTCGCGCAGCGAGCTCGACCGCCTGAACGACCTGGCCCGCAGCTTCGGTGCCAAGGGCCTGGCCTGGGCGCGCATCCAGCCCGACGGATCCTGGCAGAGCCCGATCGCGAAGTTCCTGTCCGACGCCGAGCGCGAGGCGATCGGCAAGCGCGCGGGCCTGCGCCCGGGTCACGTGATCCTGTTCGGCGCCGACCGCGAGAAGGTCGTGTGCGACGTGCTGGGCCGGATCCGGCTCGAGCTGGGCGCGAAGCTCGGCCGCTTCGACGGGCGGCCCTGGGATCCGCACTTCGTGATCGGCTTCCCGCTGTTCGAAGAGACCGACGACGGCAAGCTGACTTACATGCACATGCCGTTCGTGGCGCCGCTCGAGGGCGAGATCGAGAAGCTCGACAGCGACCCGAAGTCGGTCATCGCGACTCATTACGACCTGGTGCTGAACGGCGTCGAGCTGGGCTCGGGCAGCCTGCGCAACCACCGCTCGGACCTGCAGCTCAAGATCCTGGCGATCATCGGCTACAGCGAGGCGGAGGCGCGCCAGCGCTTCGGCTTCATGCTGGACGCGCTCGACACCGGCGCTCCGCCGCACGGCGGCTTCGCCTTCGGCTTCGACCGCTTCGCGCTGATGCTCGCGGGCGGTGAGTCGCTGCGCGACGTGCTGGCCTTCCCGAAGACCCAGCGCGCGCAGGACCTGTTCATGGAGTCACCGACGCCGGTCGAGCCCGGGCAGCTCAAGGAGCTCGGGATCAAGCTACGCGGAGACTAG
- a CDS encoding fatty acid desaturase codes for MSAPVSVDAPAVPEDGPSITQVIEVLPDGVYDNPTALGLAYFARDLAIYAAIVTALLFVDNPFLLVPLWALASLGISALFIVGHDCAHGALFKSRRLGYVIGQLSMLPSLHVYEAWVYGHNRIHHGHTVREVMDYVWHPTSPEGYRAMSRTQRLLHRVKWSWFGAGIYYGWDIWWRNMIRFTPPEKIAADVRRDRRIVLGYAALVSAALLAFGFHHYGGVAGALWTWLKVFAVPFVLWNYSIGIAVYVHHISPEIAWHGRREWTRFKGQMEGTTILHIPVWLNFFYHNIFLHVPHHVDMRIPFYHLAEAADAIRAKFGGVVREHAFGLGDYLRATRACKLYDFPTQTWHGYDAARAEPLVSA; via the coding sequence ATGTCAGCCCCGGTCTCGGTCGACGCGCCCGCAGTCCCGGAGGACGGGCCGAGCATCACGCAGGTGATCGAGGTCCTGCCCGACGGCGTGTACGACAACCCGACGGCGCTCGGGCTGGCCTACTTCGCGCGCGACCTCGCGATCTACGCGGCGATAGTCACTGCGCTCCTGTTCGTCGACAACCCGTTCCTGCTCGTGCCGCTCTGGGCGCTGGCGTCGCTGGGCATCAGCGCGCTCTTCATCGTGGGCCACGACTGCGCGCACGGCGCGCTGTTCAAGAGCCGCCGGCTCGGCTACGTGATCGGTCAGCTCTCCATGCTGCCGTCGCTGCACGTGTACGAAGCCTGGGTCTACGGCCACAACCGCATCCACCACGGCCACACCGTGCGCGAGGTGATGGACTACGTGTGGCACCCGACGAGCCCCGAGGGCTACCGCGCGATGAGCCGTACGCAGAGACTCCTGCACCGCGTGAAGTGGTCGTGGTTCGGCGCGGGCATCTACTACGGCTGGGACATCTGGTGGCGCAACATGATCCGCTTCACGCCACCGGAGAAGATCGCGGCCGACGTGCGCCGCGACCGGCGCATCGTGCTCGGCTACGCGGCTCTGGTGAGCGCGGCGCTGTTGGCTTTCGGCTTCCACCACTACGGGGGCGTCGCCGGCGCGCTCTGGACCTGGCTCAAGGTGTTCGCCGTGCCGTTCGTGCTGTGGAACTACTCGATCGGCATCGCGGTCTACGTGCACCACATCTCGCCCGAGATCGCCTGGCACGGCCGGCGCGAGTGGACCCGCTTCAAGGGCCAGATGGAAGGCACGACCATCCTACACATTCCTGTGTGGCTCAACTTCTTCTACCACAACATCTTCCTGCACGTGCCGCACCACGTGGACATGCGCATCCCGTTCTACCACCTGGCCGAAGCGGCGGACGCGATCCGCGCGAAGTTCGGCGGCGTGGTGCGCGAGCACGCCTTCGGCCTGGGCGACTACCTGCGCGCCACGCGCGCGTGCAAGCTCTACGACTTCCCCACCCAGACCTGGCACGGCTACGACGCCGCGCGCGCGGAGCCACTAGTCTCCGCGTAG